From a single Phragmites australis chromosome 7, lpPhrAust1.1, whole genome shotgun sequence genomic region:
- the LOC133925142 gene encoding plasma membrane ATPase, producing the protein MGGLEEIKNEAVDLENIPIEEVFEQLKCTREGLTSDEGAQRLTVFGPNKLEEKKENKFLKFLGFMWNPLSWVMEMAAIMAIALANGGGKPPDWEDFVGIIVLLVINSTISFIEENNAGNAAAALMANLAPKTKVLRDGRWSEQEAAILVPGDIISIKLGDIVPADARLLEGDPLKVDQSALTGESLPVTKGPGDEVFSGSTCKQGEIDAVVIATGVHTFFGKAAHLVDSTNQVGHFQKVLTAIGNFCICSIAIGIIIEIIVMFPIQHRKYRAGIENLLVLLIGGIPIAMPTVLSVTMAIGSHKLSQQGAITKRMTAIEEMAGMDVLCSDKTGTLTLNKLSVDPNLVEVFCKGVDKNHVLLLAARASRTENQDAIDAAMVGMLADPKEARAGIREVHFLPFNPVDKRTALTYIDADGNWHRASKGAPEQILTLCNCKEDMKRKVHAIIDKYAERGLRSLAVSRQEVPEKSKDSAGGPWQFVGLLPLFDPPRHDSAETIRKALHLGVNVKMITGDQLAIGKETGRRLGMGTNMYPSSALLGQNKDPSLEGLPVDELIEKADGFAGVFPEHKYEIVKKLQEKKHIVGMTGDGVNDAPALKKADIGIAVADATDAARSASDIVLTEPGLSVIISAVLTSRCIFQRMKNYTIYAVSITIRIVLGFLLIALIWKFDFSPFMVLIIAILNDGTIMTISKDRVKPSPLPDSWKLKEIFATGVVLGSYLALMTVIFFWAMHKTDFFSDKFGVRSIRDSEKEMMSALYLQVSIVSQALIFVTRSRSWSFVERPGLLLVTAFMLAQLVATFIAVYANWGFARIKGIGWGWAGVVWLYSILFYFPLDLFKFFIRFVLSGRAWDNLLENKTAFTTKKDYGREEREAQWATAQRTLHGLQPPEVASNTLFNDKSSYRELSEIAEQAKRRAEIARLRELNTLKGHVESVVKLKGLDIDTIQQNYTV; encoded by the exons ATGGGTGGGCTCGAGGAGATCAAGAATGAAGCCGTCGATCTG GAGAACATCCCCATCGAGGAGGTGTTCGAACAGCTGAAATGCACCCGCGAGGGGCTGACCTCCGACGAGGGCGCGCAGCGTCTCACCGTCTTTGGCCCCAACAAGCTCGAGGAGAAGAAG GAGAACAAATTTCTCAAGTTCCTGGGGTTCATGTGGAACCCGCTGTCGTGGGTCATGGAGATGGCCGCCATCATGGCCATCGCGCTCGCCAATGGAGGCGGCAAGCCCCCGGACTGGGAGGACTTCGTCGGCATCATCGTGCTCCTGGTCATCAACTCCACCATCTCCTTCATCGAGGAGAACAACGCCGGCAACGCAGCTGCTGCACTCATGGCCAACCTTGCCCCTAAGACCAAG GTGCTGAGGGATGGCCGATGGAGTGAGCAAGAGGCTGCAATCTTGGTTCCCGGTGACATCATCAGCATTAAGCTCGGTGACATTGTCCCTGCCGATGCTCGTCTCCTCGAGGGTGATCCCCTCAAGGTTGATCAGTCTGCACTTACCGGAGAGTCCCTCCCGGTGACCAAGGGCCCTGGCGACGAGGTCTTCTCGGGCTCCACATGCAAGCAGGGTGAGATCGATGCTGTTGTCATTGCCACCGGAGTGCACACGTTCTTCGGCAAGGCTGCTCATCTTGTGGACAGCACCAATCAGGTCGGCCACTTCCAGAAGGTCCTCACTGCGATCGGGAACTTCTGTATCTGCTCCATTGCGATCGGCATCATCATCGAGATCATTGTCATGTTCCCGATCCAGCACCGCAAGTACCGCGCCGGAATTGAGAACCTGTTGGTCCTCTTGATCGGTGGTATCCCAATTGCCATGCCCACCGTTCTGTCAGTCACCATGGCCATTGGCTCTCACAAGCTGTCACAGCAGGGTGCCATCACTAAGAGGATGACTGCCATTGAGGAAATGGCTGGCATGGACGTGCTTTGCAGTGACAAGACCGGCACACTCACCCTCAACAAGCTTAGTGTCGACCCGAACCTCGTCGAGGTGTTTTGCAAAGGCGTCGACAAAAACCATGTGCTGTTGCTGGCTGCAAGGGCCTCGAGGACTGAGAACCAGGATGCCATCGATGCTGCCATGGTTGGTATGCTTGCTGATCCTAAGGAGGCCAGAGCTGGTATCAGGGAGGTTCACTTCTTGCCCTTCAACCCAGTTGACAAGAGGACTGCGCTGACGTACATTGATGCCGATGGCAACTGGCACCGTGCCAGCAAGGGTGCTCCTGAGCAG ATTCTTACCCTATGCAACTGCAAGGAGGATATGAAGAGGAAGGTGCATGCTATAATCGACAAGTATGCCGAGCGTGGCCTTCGTTCACTTGCTGTTTCCAGACAG GAAGTACCTGAGAAATCGAAGGATTCCGCTGGTGGACCATGGCAATTCGTTGGATTGTTGCCCCTGTTTGATCCCCCAAGGCACGACAGTGCTGAGACCATCCGCAAGGCTCTGCATCTTGGTGTTAACGTCAAGATGATCACTG GTGATCAGCTTGCCATTGGTAAGGAGACAGGAAGGAGGCTTGGCATGGGTACCAACATGTATCCTTCCTCCGCACTTCTCGGCCAGAACAAGGACCCTTCACTTGAAGGACTTCCTGTAGATGAGCTCATTGAGAAGGCCGATGGTTTTGCTGGAGTCTTCCCTG AGCACAAGTATGAGATCGTGAAGAAGTTGCAAGAGAAGAAGCACATTGTTGGTATGACTGGAGACGGTGTCAACGATGCCCCAGCTCTTAAGAAGGCTGATATCGGTATTGCTGTTGCCGATGCTACTGATGCTGCAAGGAGTGCCTCCGACATCGTCCTTACTGAGCCAGGTCTAAGCGTCATTATCAGTGCTGTCCTCACCAGCAGATGCATCTTCCAGAGGATGAAGAACTATACC ATTTATGCTGTTTCCATCACCATTCGTATTGTG CTTGGATTTTTGCTCATAGCTTTGATCTGGAAATTCGATTTCTCGCCCTTCATGGTCCTTATCATTGCCATTCTCAATGACG GTACAATCATGACAATTTCTAAGGACAGAGTTAAGCCGTCTCCCTTGCCCGACAGCTGGAAGCTAAAGGAAATCTTTGCTACCGGTGTCGTGCTTGGAAGTTACCTTGCTCTGATGACTGTCATCTTCTTCTGGGCCATGCACAAGACCGACTTCTTCAGC GACAAATTCGGTGTCAGGTCAATCAGAGACAGTGAGAAGGAGATGATGTCTGCACTGTACCTCCAAGTCAGTATTGTGAGCCAGGCTCTCATCTTTGTCACCCGTTCCCGTAGCTGGTCCTTTGTCGAACGCCCTGGTCTGCTCCTGGTCACTGCGTTCATGCTCGCACAACTT GTTGCGACGTTCATCGCCGTGTACGCCAACTGGGGCTTCGCCAGGATCAAGGGAATCGGCTGGGGCTGGGCTGGTGTCGTCTGGCTCTACAGCATCTTGTTCTACTTCCCGCTGGACCTGTTCAAGTTCTTCATCCGTTTCGTGCTCAGTGGCAGGGCCTGGGACAACCTCCTGGAGAACAAG ACCGCGTTCACCACCAAGAAGGATTACggtagagaggagagggaggcgcaATGGGCCACCGCTCAGAGGACGCTCCACGGCCTGCAGCCACCGGAGGTTGCCTCGAACACGCTGTTCAACGACAAGAGCAGCTACCGCGAGCTGTCCGAGATCGCCGAGCAGGCCAAGAGACGAGCTGAGATTGCAAGGCTGAGGGAGCTGAACACCCTCAAGGGGCACGTGGAGTCGGTGGTGAAGCTGAAGGGGCTGGACATCGACACCATCCAGCAAAACTACACCGTGTGA